One stretch of Capsicum annuum cultivar UCD-10X-F1 unplaced genomic scaffold, UCD10Xv1.1 ctg80570, whole genome shotgun sequence DNA includes these proteins:
- the LOC124895205 gene encoding dehydrin HIRD11-like: MSGVILKIAEKLHMGGGGDKEKHKEEGHHGDHKKEGHGHSGDQHKEGLVDKIKDKIHGDESGEKHHHKDGEGKKEKKKKKKDKKEKKHDGHDSSSSSDSD, translated from the coding sequence ATGTCAGGAGTCATCCTCAAAATAGCAGAAAAACTCCACATGGGAGGAGGAGGAGACAAAGAAAAACACAAGGAAGAAGGTCACCATGGGGATCACAAGAAGGAAGGACATGGACATAGTGGTGATCAGCACAAGGAAGGACTTGTTGATAAGATAAAGGACAAGATCCATGGTGATGAAAGTGGTGAAAAGCATCATCACAAAGATGGAGAAgggaaaaaggagaagaagaagaagaagaaagacaaGAAGGAGAAGAAGCATGATGGACATGATAGTAGCAGTAGCAGTGACAGTGATTGA